The nucleotide sequence AGCGGCTCCGGCCAGAAGCGCTCCGGCTCGTTGCCCAGCTCGGAGGTGCTCTGCGCGGCGGCCACGCCATCCGCCTGGCGCAGGAAGATGGCGAAGGGCAGCGCGTCCGCCTCCGCCGCCTGGACCTTCCGGGGCAACAGCCCCTCCAGCACCGGCAGCCCCAGCATGACGCCACCCAGGCCCTGCAACACGCGTCGTCGGCTCAGTTTCACGGCAGCTCCTCCGGGTGGCGAGTCACGAAGCCCACGCCCGTCACGACCTCGACGACCAGGTCCACGATGGGCAGCTGACCGGACTGCGACAGCTTGCCCAGCCGCGCCACCAGCGCGTCGTCCTCCGCCACCGCGGGGCGTCCGCTCAGGAACTCCACCCAGTGGCGCGCGTAGCACTCATGCACCGCCTGCGTGGTCGCGAGCGCGTCCGCCAGGTCCAGCGCGTCCTTCACCGACACCTTCTGTCCGCCGATGCCCGGCGTCGACGAGGCGTCCACCGGGAGCCCGTTGTCCGTCGTGCGGTAGCCGCCCACGGCGTCGAAGTTCTCGAAGGGGAAGCCCAGCGGGTTGATCAGCGTCGCGTGGCAGGACGCGCACACCGTGCCGGGCGCCTCCGTGTGCGACGTCACCACCTCGCGGTTGGTGCGGCCGTTGGGCGCGGGCAGCGCGGGGATGTTGGCCGGCGGCGCGCCAATCTTCTGGCACAGCAGGTGCTCCGACAGGAACACGCCGCGGTGGATGGGGTCCGGGTCGATGGACGTCGCATGCGACGCGAGGAAGCCCACCTGCGTGAGCACGCCCCGGCGCTGCGCCCCGTCCAGCGTCACTGGCACGAAGTCCGCGGTGAATGTCCCGGTGAGGCCGTAGATGCGCGCCAGCTCGGCGTTGACGAAGGTGTCGCGCGACGTGAGCAGGTCCGCGAAGCGCCCCTTGCGCCCGAAGACGACGTCCTCGACGAAGAGCGTGTTCTCCTTCGCCGCGGACTCCGCCAGCTTCGTGGTGACGTTGGGGAAGCGCGTCGCGTTGGGCCGGATGCTCGCGTAGCGGGGCACGTCGAAGACGGCCTGGTGGTAGGCGTCCACCACGCCGCGCGCCCGGGCGTCCGCGATCATCCGGCGCGCCTCGGAGGCCACGCCCTCGCGCTTCGCCAGCATGCCCTCGCGAGCGGCGACGAACAGCGCGTCGTCCGGCATGGAGTTCCAGAGCGCGTAGCTCAAGCGGGACGCCACCTCGAACGCGTCCAGCGGCACCTTGCCGTCCGCCGCCTGCGTGCTGCGCTCCACGCGGTAGAGGAACAGGGGCGACTGGAGGAAGCCCTCCAGCACCAGCCGCAGGCCGCCCTGGAACGCGGCCATCGTCGGGTACGCCTGAGGGCCCTGGCGGTACAGCTTCAGGTACGTCTCCACCTCGTCCGCGGTCAGCGGGCGGCGCAGGGCGCGCAGGCCGAAGGACTCCACGAACGCCTTCGCGCGAGCCTCGTCCGTGGTGCTCCCCGCCGGCAGCAGCTTGCCCAGCTTCGTCGCGTCCGTGGCCACCTGCCCGGCCAGGTCCGCCGCCGCGCGCTGGTAGGCGCCCCACAGCGCCTCGTCCACCGACAGCGCGCGGGCGTCGTTGTCGAAGAGGAAGCCGCTCTGGGACGGGTCCGCGCGGAACGACTGCGCCAGCGCCGTGGGCGCCGCGTCCAGCTTGAGCAGGTCCTTCACGCTGCTCACCCACTGCGCATGCGTCAGCCGAGCGACGCGCACGGAGCGCGCCGCCTGCTCCACGCCAGCAGGGGGAGGCTTGTTCGTCCCGCCAGGGCCAGGATTGCGCGGATTCGCCGCGTCAGAAATCTGGCCTTCGCAGGCAGTCAGGAAACTCAAGGAGCCCGCGAGCAGCGCGGAAGTCCACCGTCGTTGACGTAGCGCCATGGGGGGAAGCGCCTCCGTTCGTTGGAGGTCATCCCACTGGGGAAGCGTCAGGAAGTCAATCCGTACACCGGCCGACCGGGCCCGGTGTCACATGAATACTGGAAACCGCTGTGGACACCGGATCCGCCCGGCGCTCAGCCGGGGATGAGGAAGCGCGCGATGACGCGCTTGAGGCCCACGGTGCCGCCGAACTCCACGGTGACCTTGGCGTTGGGGCCGGACCCTTCCGCGGCGACGATTCGGCCGGAGCCGAACTGTTCGTGACGCACGCGCATGCCGCGCACGTCGCCGCCCACGCCGTCCATGTCGGACGACGCCTGCGAATAGCTGCGGTCCACGCGCGGGCCCGTCTCGTCGTCGTCCCAGTTGCGGCGGCGCTGCGGCATGGCGGCGGCGCGCGGCGGGGGCGGCAGGTCGTTCTCCTTGAAGCCGAACAACGCCTGGGGCACGTCCGCGAGGAAGCGGCTGGGCGGGTTGTACTTGAGCTCACCAAAGAGGGAGCGGCACTGCGCCAGGCTCACGAAGAGCCGCTTGCGCGCGCGGGTGAAGCCCACGTAGCAAAGCCGTCGCTCCTCGGCCATCTCCTCGCCGCCGTCCGGGTCGTCGCTCTTGAGCGCGCGCGAGTGCGGGAAGACGCCCTCCTCCATGCCGGTGAGGAACACGGCGTCGAACTCCAGGCCCTTGGCCGCGTGCAGCGTCATCAGCGCCACGCGGCCCTCGCTCACCTCCGCGTCCGCCTCACCCACCAGGCTGATCTGCTCCAGGAAGGATTGCAGGGGCGGGATGTCCGCGGTGAGCGGCGCGGAGTCCACGCCCTCCGGAGCCTCCTCCTCGCGAGCTTCGAGCGCGGCGGCGGAAGCCACCATCTCGGACGCGCGCTTCAGGTCGAACTCCTGCGCCGCGCCCAGGAGTTCCTTCAGGTTCTCCGCCCGGGTGAGCGCCTCGTCGCTGCCTTCCGCGACCAGCGTCTCCACCAGCTTCGACTCCTTCAGCATCTGGTCCACCGCGCCCGCCGCGTCCTTCGCCGTGAGGGAGAAGGCGTGCAGCGACTGGAGCAGCTGGTGGAAGCCGCCCAGCCGCTTCTGCGCGGTGGCGTTGAGGGAAGGGATGCGGTGGCGCTCGCCCAGGGCCTCGTAGAGGCTCAAGCCCTGCTCGTTCGCGAAGTCGGTCAGCCGCTCCTCGGTGGTGTCACCGATGCCGCGCGCCGGCACGTTGAGCACGCGCAACAGGTCCGCGTCCGAGCGCGGGTTCACCATCAGCCGCAGGTACGCGGAGGCGTCACGCACCTCCGCGCGGTCGTAGAAGCTGCGCCCGCTCACCAGCTGGTACGGCACGCGCCCCAGCCGCAGCGCCTCTTCCAGCACGCGGCTCTGCGCGTTGGTCCGGTAGAACACCGCCATGCTGGAGAACTTGATGAAGCCCTCGCGCTGGACGGCCAGGATGCGCCGGGCCACCTCCTGCGCCTCCGCGCGCTCGTCGCGGTGCAGCAGCAACTCCAGGTTCTCCCCCTTGGGCCGCTCGCTCCAGAGCTTCTTCTGCATGCGGCGCGGGTTCTTGGAGATGACCTCGTGCGCGGCGGTGAGGATGTTCTGGTCGGAGCGGTAGTTCTGCTCCAGCTTCACCACCTTCGCGCCCGGGTACTGCATGGGGAACTGGAGGATGTTGTCCACGTCCGCGCCGCGCCAGCGGTAGATGGACTGGTCGTCGTCGCCCACCACCACCAGGTTCGCGGACGGCGGCGGGGCCAGCTGCCGCAGGAACGCGTACTGCACGGGGTTGGTGTCCTGGAACTCGTCCACCAGCACGTGCGTGAAGCGCGTGCGGTAGCGCTCCAGCACGTCCGGCCGGTCGCGGAAGAGCTTCACGAGCAGCAGCAGCAGGTCGCCGAAGTCCACCGCGTTCGCCGCGCGCAGCAGCTTCTGGTAGCCCGCGTACACGCGCTTGACGATCTGCCCGCGCACGTCCTCCTGCTCCACGCGCATGTCCTCCGGCAGCCGCGCGGCGTTCTTCTCCTGGTCGATGCGGTGGAGGATTTCGCGCGGCTGCATCACCGGCTCCACGCCCGCGTCGCGCATGGCGCGCTTCACCAGGCTGAGCTGGTCGCCGTCGTCGTAGATGACGAAGGACCGCGTGAGGCCCGCGGCCTCCGCTTCGCGGCGCAAAATCATGGCCGCGGAAGAGTGGAACGTGCTCACCACCAGGTCGTTGGCCTGCGCGCCCAGGAGCTGGGTGAGGCGATCGCGCATCTCGCGCGCGGCCTTGTTGGTGAAGGTGACGGCCAGGATGCGCCACGGGAAGACGCGGTGGACCTTCACCAGGTGGGCCACACGGCGGGTGATGACGCGCGTCTTGCCGCTGCCGGCGCCCGACAGCACGAGCAGGGGGCCGTCGCCGTGGAGCACGGCTTCCGCCTGGGGCGGGTTGAGGTCTTCGAGGAGGGCGGTTTCGTGGGCGTTCACGGAGAGTTCCACCAGGGGGAAGAACCCCGTCTTCTAACGTCTTTCGCGCGCCGGTGCCGGGTCTTCCGGTAAGCCCTGTCGCCCGCCGGGCCGTCCGCTCTCGGGACGGGCAGGAGCGTGGGTTATAAGAAGGCCCACCTGCCATGTCCGACACCCCTTCGTCCCCCCCGACCCAGGCCCAGCTCGACCGCTACGCGGAGTTGTTCACCCAGAGCCTCACCCTGCGCCACTTCGGCGCCCGGATGTCCTTTCCCGAAGGGCGCAAGGTGGTGGTGGAGCTTCCAGAGGTGCAGCCGCACCACCGGGGCGGCCTGGGCAGCTCCGCCGTCAATGGCGGTGTGCTGGCGGCCCTCTTCGACATCGCCATCGGCTGCACTCCGGCACTCCGGGACACCACCCGCCGCTGCGCCACCGTCCAGCTGTCCATGAGCTTCGAGCGCCCGGTCACCGGAAACCGCTTCCACGTAGAGGCCGTCATCGACAACGGAGGGACGTCCACCCTCTTCGCCTCCGCGAAAATCCTCGATGCCGAGGGCCGCGTGTGCGCCCGATGCCAGGGCGTCGTGCGCGTCTCCTCCCAGCCGTGGGCCTCCGGCGAGAGCCCCGCCACCAACTGACATTCCCCCACCCCGGGCCCCCCTTGCCCATTCCCGTCGATATGTCCGGCCAGGAGGCGCGTTTCCCTGGGAGCCCGGGGCAGGAACGGCCTCCGGGGGACGAGCGCGGCTCGCAACGGGAAGACGGCATGGATGCAGCCGTACAGGGCTTGGGGATGACGACCCTCCAGTCGCGGCAGGACACAGAGAGGGCCGCGCGACCGGCGGCGCCGGACGAGGAGGCCCTGTCCCGGCGCGCGCTCACGGGGGAGCGTGCCGCGTGGGACGCGCTCATCGCGCGGCACCAGCGCCGGGTGGTGGTGTCGCTGCTCGCGCGGGGCATCCGGGTGGACCGGGCCCAGGAGCTGGCGCAGGAGACGTGGGCGCGCCTCATCCAGCAGCAGCAGCGAGGCCTGCTCACGGAGCTGCGGCTGCCGGCGCTCGCGCTCACCCAGGCGGCGTTCCTCGCGTCGGATGACGCCCGGCGCATGCGGCGCGAGTCGGTGGACGGAACGCTGGAGGACCTCCCGGAGCGGCAGCAGCCGGTGGACCCCGCGCAGTCCGCGGAGAAGCGCCTGCTGTCGGAGGAGCAGCTCGCCCGGGCCCGGGGCGCGCTGGAGCAGGTGTCACCGGGCGCGCGCAACGTCTTCCTCCTGGCCTGTGACGGCCAGGGACTTCCCCATGCAGAAGTCGCCTCCCGCGTCGGGCTGTCCGTCCAGCGCGTGCGACAGATTTTGTGCGAGGTCCGCAAGAAGCTGCGCACCGCGCTCGAAGAGGAACAACCATGATCAGGCCCACGCCCCACCTCACCCGCGACCGCACGGAGCAGTACCTGCTGGGCGCGCTGCCGCCCGAAGCCGAGGCGGAGCTGGAGGCCCACACGCTCACGTGCGAGCCGTGCGCGCGGCTGCTCCAGGAGGAGGCCCTGCTGGAGGAGCAGCTGTACGAAGTCGCCGCCGCCACGCCGCCCGACGCTGTCGTGGTGCGCCCCGCTCGCTGGCACCGTCCGGCCGCCGTCGCCGCGGCGCTGGTCGCGGTGGCGGCCTCCGTGTTCCTGATGCTGCGGTCCGGAGGGGAAACCGTCTCTCCGTCCGTGACGCCCGTGGAGGCACCGGTCGTCGCGGTGCAGGACGTGCGGGTTGAGGATGACGAGGCGCCCCGGGACATCGTGGTCGCGTGCCCGGACCTGGCCACGCAGGAGCACTGCCTCAAGTCCGCGAGCGCACGCGGGCTGCTCGTGTATCACCCCGGTGGACAGGGCGAGGTCCCCCGCTACGACGCGTCCAGCGGGCTGACGCAGGTGGCGCTGAGTTCGCGCCCGGCCGCGCTGTGAGGATTTCCGTGATGACGCTCCGAACCCGCCTCCCCGGCCTGCTGCTCGCGCTCTGGACGCCCTTCGCGGCGGCCCAGACTCCGCCCGCCGTCGCGACGACGGCGCTCACGTCCACCGCGACGGCCGCGTCCGAGGCGACGTCGCCGAAGGCGAGCCCGACGTCCTCGGGCGCGAAGACAGCCGCGACAGCCAGGCCCGATACCTCGGCGCCGAAGGCGAGCCCGCCCCCGCCCACCAGTGCTCCAGCGCCCAGGCCCGGCGCGGAGGTGGCTTCCGTCACGACCGCCCCCGCCGCGTCCACGCCGCAATCAAGCGCGACGGCCCCGGCCACATCCGGCGGCATGCCCGCCGCGCCGGATGCCACGCGGACGAAGCTGCCGCAGGGCTGGTACGTCACGGAGAGCGCGCCCCAGCACTACGAAGCGGGCGTGGATGAGTCCTCCCCGTGCGAGGGCACGCGCAGCGCCTTCCTGCGCTCGCGCACGCAGGCCACGGACAGCTTCGGCACCTTCATGCAGGCCTTCAGCGCGCAGGACTTCCGGGGCAAGCGCCTGCGCTTCTCCGCGGCCGTGCGCCACCAGGACGTG is from Corallococcus exiguus and encodes:
- a CDS encoding DUF1592 domain-containing protein, whose translation is MALRQRRWTSALLAGSLSFLTACEGQISDAANPRNPGPGGTNKPPPAGVEQAARSVRVARLTHAQWVSSVKDLLKLDAAPTALAQSFRADPSQSGFLFDNDARALSVDEALWGAYQRAAADLAGQVATDATKLGKLLPAGSTTDEARAKAFVESFGLRALRRPLTADEVETYLKLYRQGPQAYPTMAAFQGGLRLVLEGFLQSPLFLYRVERSTQAADGKVPLDAFEVASRLSYALWNSMPDDALFVAAREGMLAKREGVASEARRMIADARARGVVDAYHQAVFDVPRYASIRPNATRFPNVTTKLAESAAKENTLFVEDVVFGRKGRFADLLTSRDTFVNAELARIYGLTGTFTADFVPVTLDGAQRRGVLTQVGFLASHATSIDPDPIHRGVFLSEHLLCQKIGAPPANIPALPAPNGRTNREVVTSHTEAPGTVCASCHATLINPLGFPFENFDAVGGYRTTDNGLPVDASSTPGIGGQKVSVKDALDLADALATTQAVHECYARHWVEFLSGRPAVAEDDALVARLGKLSQSGQLPIVDLVVEVVTGVGFVTRHPEELP
- a CDS encoding ATP-dependent helicase; the encoded protein is MNAHETALLEDLNPPQAEAVLHGDGPLLVLSGAGSGKTRVITRRVAHLVKVHRVFPWRILAVTFTNKAAREMRDRLTQLLGAQANDLVVSTFHSSAAMILRREAEAAGLTRSFVIYDDGDQLSLVKRAMRDAGVEPVMQPREILHRIDQEKNAARLPEDMRVEQEDVRGQIVKRVYAGYQKLLRAANAVDFGDLLLLLVKLFRDRPDVLERYRTRFTHVLVDEFQDTNPVQYAFLRQLAPPPSANLVVVGDDDQSIYRWRGADVDNILQFPMQYPGAKVVKLEQNYRSDQNILTAAHEVISKNPRRMQKKLWSERPKGENLELLLHRDERAEAQEVARRILAVQREGFIKFSSMAVFYRTNAQSRVLEEALRLGRVPYQLVSGRSFYDRAEVRDASAYLRLMVNPRSDADLLRVLNVPARGIGDTTEERLTDFANEQGLSLYEALGERHRIPSLNATAQKRLGGFHQLLQSLHAFSLTAKDAAGAVDQMLKESKLVETLVAEGSDEALTRAENLKELLGAAQEFDLKRASEMVASAAALEAREEEAPEGVDSAPLTADIPPLQSFLEQISLVGEADAEVSEGRVALMTLHAAKGLEFDAVFLTGMEEGVFPHSRALKSDDPDGGEEMAEERRLCYVGFTRARKRLFVSLAQCRSLFGELKYNPPSRFLADVPQALFGFKENDLPPPPRAAAMPQRRRNWDDDETGPRVDRSYSQASSDMDGVGGDVRGMRVRHEQFGSGRIVAAEGSGPNAKVTVEFGGTVGLKRVIARFLIPG
- a CDS encoding PaaI family thioesterase, producing the protein MSDTPSSPPTQAQLDRYAELFTQSLTLRHFGARMSFPEGRKVVVELPEVQPHHRGGLGSSAVNGGVLAALFDIAIGCTPALRDTTRRCATVQLSMSFERPVTGNRFHVEAVIDNGGTSTLFASAKILDAEGRVCARCQGVVRVSSQPWASGESPATN
- a CDS encoding RNA polymerase sigma factor, coding for MDAAVQGLGMTTLQSRQDTERAARPAAPDEEALSRRALTGERAAWDALIARHQRRVVVSLLARGIRVDRAQELAQETWARLIQQQQRGLLTELRLPALALTQAAFLASDDARRMRRESVDGTLEDLPERQQPVDPAQSAEKRLLSEEQLARARGALEQVSPGARNVFLLACDGQGLPHAEVASRVGLSVQRVRQILCEVRKKLRTALEEEQP
- a CDS encoding zf-HC2 domain-containing protein; this encodes MIRPTPHLTRDRTEQYLLGALPPEAEAELEAHTLTCEPCARLLQEEALLEEQLYEVAAATPPDAVVVRPARWHRPAAVAAALVAVAASVFLMLRSGGETVSPSVTPVEAPVVAVQDVRVEDDEAPRDIVVACPDLATQEHCLKSASARGLLVYHPGGQGEVPRYDASSGLTQVALSSRPAAL